One Raphanus sativus cultivar WK10039 unplaced genomic scaffold, ASM80110v3 Scaffold0920, whole genome shotgun sequence genomic window carries:
- the LOC108846850 gene encoding probable FBD-associated F-box protein At1g32375 isoform X1, which yields MDLISELPEALLLNILSLLPAQDVASTMFLSKRWRFLWTSVPRLEYDDSYQGTEYRKFSRFVDRFLFLHESPVIETLHFKLGKTCGGEDIRVWIRAADKCCVRELIFEIDASSNDSPPIVLPSSLYTRCIMLVTLKLNKVILEDTSSSIAFPSLKTLSLVSVEYPGDEFVSSLLSSCHVLEDLHVEQCSSDNVTIFNVRVPSLKSLVLHALADDDDDDDEYGFVIDTPSLEWLDIVDYREGFCIIENGMPKIMTASFDVNYSHSGEIMRTITSVKRLDLCLSTSSKVPVLYLHAIVIRIPIATSLMVKSLVYMQNAYPSGSVFCCLAHLKICTCQTEWLELLMCMLRYSPKLQSLRLKQYHEIEACNPRPCWTEPNSVPDCLVSSLEALEWVGYEGTEEEKEVVAFILRSAKCLERVTIYSSSKDPCKKLELVKELSFLPRCSSSCNFLFD from the exons ATGGATTTGATAAGTGAGTTGCCTGAAGCCCTGCTCTTGAATATATTGTCGCTACTTCCTGCGCAAGATGTTGCGTCCACGATGTTTTTGTCTAAAAGATGGCGGTTTCTTTGGACGTCTGTGCCAAGACTTGAATATGATGATAGCTACCAGGGTACTGAATACAGAAAATTTTCCCGCTTTGTAGACAGGTTTTTGTTTCTGCACGAGTCTCCCGTAATAGAGACTTTGCATTTTAAACTTGGTAAAACCTGTGGTGGTGAAGATATCCGAGTGTGGATTAGAGCTGCAGATAAATGCTGTGTGCGTGAGTTGATTTTCGAAATCGACGCGTCGTCTAATGATTCTCCACCCATAGTACTTCCAAGTAGTTTGTACACAAGGTGTATAATGCTTGTGACTTTGAAACTAAATAAAGTGATCCTTGAAGATACTTCTTCCTCTATTGCTTTCCCATCTCTTAAAACTTTGAGCCTTGTATCTGTGGAGTACCCTGGTGATGAATTTGTTAGTAGTCTTTTATCAAGTTGTCATGTTCTTGAAGACTTGCACGTGGAACAATGTTCATCTGACAACGTGACTATTTTCAACGTTAGAGTTCCTTCTCTAAAGAGTTTGGTCTTGCATGCATtagctgatgatgatgatgatgatgatgaatatgGGTTTGTGATAGATACTCCTTCATTGGAGTGGTTGGACATTGTAGATTACAGGGAAGGGTTTTGCATCATTGAGAATGGCATGCCTAAGATtatgacggcaagttttgacgTCAATTATTCCCATTCTGGGGAGATTATGCGTACTATTACTTCAGTCAAGCGTCTCGATTTATGTTTATCAACTTCATCAAAGGTACCTGTTCTTTACTTGCATGCTATTGTTATACGTATTCCTATAGCGACTTCTCTTATGGTCAAATCTCTTGTATATATGCAGAATGCGTATCCATCTGGTAGCGTCTTCTGCTGTCTTGCACATTTAAAGATATGCACATGTCAGACAGAGTGGTTGGAACTACTTATGTGTATGCTCAGATATTCCCCTAAACTACAATCTCTCAGACTCAAACAG TACCATGAAATTGAGGCTTGTAACCCGCGTCCCTGTTGGACTGAACCGAACTCAGTTCCTGATTGTCTGGTATCGAGTCTTGAAGCTCTTGAATGGGTAGGATATGAaggaacagaagaagaaaaagaagtagTGGCATTCATCCTAAGAAGCGCAAAATGTTTAGAGAGAGTAACCATCTACTCTAGTTCTAAAGACCCTTGCAAGAAACTTGAACTTGTTAAAGAGTTGTCGTTTCTGCCAAGGTGTTCAAGTTCATGTAATTTTCTATTTGACTGA
- the LOC108846850 gene encoding probable FBD-associated F-box protein At1g32375 isoform X2: MDLISELPEALLLNILSLLPAQDVASTMFLSKRWRFLWTSVPRLEYDDSYQGTEYRKFSRFVDRFLFLHESPVIETLHFKLGKTCGGEDIRVWIRAADKCCVRELIFEIDASSNDSPPIVLPSSLYTRCIMLVTLKLNKVILEDTSSSIAFPSLKTLSLVSVEYPGDEFVSSLLSSCHVLEDLHVEQCSSDNVTIFNVRVPSLKSLVLHALADDDDDDDEYGFVIDTPSLEWLDIVDYREGFCIIENGMPKIMTASFDVNYSHSGEIMRTITSVKRLDLCLSTSSKNAYPSGSVFCCLAHLKICTCQTEWLELLMCMLRYSPKLQSLRLKQYHEIEACNPRPCWTEPNSVPDCLVSSLEALEWVGYEGTEEEKEVVAFILRSAKCLERVTIYSSSKDPCKKLELVKELSFLPRCSSSCNFLFD, encoded by the exons ATGGATTTGATAAGTGAGTTGCCTGAAGCCCTGCTCTTGAATATATTGTCGCTACTTCCTGCGCAAGATGTTGCGTCCACGATGTTTTTGTCTAAAAGATGGCGGTTTCTTTGGACGTCTGTGCCAAGACTTGAATATGATGATAGCTACCAGGGTACTGAATACAGAAAATTTTCCCGCTTTGTAGACAGGTTTTTGTTTCTGCACGAGTCTCCCGTAATAGAGACTTTGCATTTTAAACTTGGTAAAACCTGTGGTGGTGAAGATATCCGAGTGTGGATTAGAGCTGCAGATAAATGCTGTGTGCGTGAGTTGATTTTCGAAATCGACGCGTCGTCTAATGATTCTCCACCCATAGTACTTCCAAGTAGTTTGTACACAAGGTGTATAATGCTTGTGACTTTGAAACTAAATAAAGTGATCCTTGAAGATACTTCTTCCTCTATTGCTTTCCCATCTCTTAAAACTTTGAGCCTTGTATCTGTGGAGTACCCTGGTGATGAATTTGTTAGTAGTCTTTTATCAAGTTGTCATGTTCTTGAAGACTTGCACGTGGAACAATGTTCATCTGACAACGTGACTATTTTCAACGTTAGAGTTCCTTCTCTAAAGAGTTTGGTCTTGCATGCATtagctgatgatgatgatgatgatgatgaatatgGGTTTGTGATAGATACTCCTTCATTGGAGTGGTTGGACATTGTAGATTACAGGGAAGGGTTTTGCATCATTGAGAATGGCATGCCTAAGATtatgacggcaagttttgacgTCAATTATTCCCATTCTGGGGAGATTATGCGTACTATTACTTCAGTCAAGCGTCTCGATTTATGTTTATCAACTTCATCAAAG AATGCGTATCCATCTGGTAGCGTCTTCTGCTGTCTTGCACATTTAAAGATATGCACATGTCAGACAGAGTGGTTGGAACTACTTATGTGTATGCTCAGATATTCCCCTAAACTACAATCTCTCAGACTCAAACAG TACCATGAAATTGAGGCTTGTAACCCGCGTCCCTGTTGGACTGAACCGAACTCAGTTCCTGATTGTCTGGTATCGAGTCTTGAAGCTCTTGAATGGGTAGGATATGAaggaacagaagaagaaaaagaagtagTGGCATTCATCCTAAGAAGCGCAAAATGTTTAGAGAGAGTAACCATCTACTCTAGTTCTAAAGACCCTTGCAAGAAACTTGAACTTGTTAAAGAGTTGTCGTTTCTGCCAAGGTGTTCAAGTTCATGTAATTTTCTATTTGACTGA
- the LOC130503315 gene encoding glycosyltransferase BC10-like has translation MGETQNLHSPLRNRSSLKKPLLILLSVCITSLLLICTYTYPPQHNVKPPAACEGLSSRGCQAALSGWLDVHVRKHTDEEVAARVVIRDILRTPPALTSRSKIAFMFLTPGTLPFEKLWDEFLQGQEGRFTVYIHPSRLRPVHISRHFSDREIHSDQVTWGRISMVDAERRLLANALEDPDNQHFVLLSESCIPLHTFDYTYRYLMQGNVSFIDSFEDRGPHGTGRHMDHMLPEIPRQDFRKGAQWFTMKRQHALIVMADNLYYSKFRRYCRPGVEANKNCIADEHYLPTFFHMLDPGGISNWSVTYVDWSERRWHPKTYRARDISLKFLKNITSDDVSVHVTSVGKRGEELHWPCTWNGIRRPCYLFARKFHSDSVNKLVRLFPNYTSTVV, from the exons ATGGGGGAGACACAGAACCTCCACTCGCCTCTTCGTAACCGCTCTTCTCTAAAGAAGCCCTTACTGATCCTTCTATCAGTCTGCATCACGAGCCTCCTCTTGATCTGCACTTACACGTACCCACCACAACACAACGTTAAACCCCCTGCTGCTTGCGAGGGTCTGTCCAGCAGAGGCTGCCAAGCCGCTCTCTCAGGATGGCTTGACGTCCACGTGAGGAAACACACCGACGAGGAAGTCGCCGCTCGAGTTGTGATAAGAGACATACTCAGAACTCCTCCTGCTCTGACCTCTAGATCGAAGATAGCTTTCATGTTCTTGACCCCTGGCACTTTGCCGTTTGAGAAGCTCTGGGATGAGTTTCTCCAGGGGCAAGAAGGGAGGTTCACTGTTTATATACACCCGTCGAGGCTAAGACCGGTTCACATCAGCCGTCACTTTTCAGACCGGGAGATTCATAGTGATCAGGTTACTTGGGGAAGGATCTCTATGGTTGATGCTGAGAGACGGCTTCTAGCAAATGCTCTTGAGGATCCAGACAACCAACACTTTGTTCTTCTTTCAGAGAG CTGCATACCGTTGCATACGTTTGACTACACGTATAGATACTTGATGCAGGGGAATGTCAGCTTCATTGACag TTTTGAGGATCGTGGCCCTCATGGGACAGGCAGACACATGGATCACATGTTACCTGAAATCCCTAGGCAAGATTTCAGAAAAGGCGCTCAG TGGTTCACGATGAAGCGTCAACACGCTTTGATAGTGATGGCTGATAATCTCTACTACTCTAAATTCCGGCGGTACTGCAGA CCTGGGGTAGAAGCAAACAAGAACTGCATCGCGGATGAACATTACCTCCCTACATTCTTCCAT ATGCTTGATCCGGGAGGAATCTCGAACTGGTCAGTCACATATGTTGATTGGTCTGAGCGTAGATGGCATCCAAAGACTTACAGAGCTCGCGATATCTCACTTAAGTTCTTGAAAAACATCACG TCCGATGACGTGAGTGTACACGTGACAAGCGTTGGCAAG CGGGGAGAAGAGCTTCATTGGCCATGTACATGGAACGGTATAAGAAGACCATGTTATCTGTTCGCAAGGAAGTTCCACTCAGATTCTGTTAACAAACTGGTCAGACTCTTCCCAAACTACACCAGCACAGTggtctga
- the LOC108847542 gene encoding 18S rRNA (guanine-N(7))-methyltransferase RID2: MSTRPELLAPPEIFYDDSEARKYTSSSRIVEIQARLSERALELLALPEDDVPRFLLDIGCGSGLSGETISENGHHWIGLDISASMLNVAVEREVEGDLLLGDMGQGLGLRAGVIDGAISISAVQWLCNADKSSHEPRLRLKAFFGSLYRCLSRGARAVFQVYPESIAQRELILGQALKAGFGGGLVVDYPHSTKKRKEFLVLTCGSVPTSINDGHKDSDDDDDDSEDEENGMVCVSDRNRPRKKQRTNKKGKGREWVLRKKEQSRRKGNDVPADSKYTARKRKSRF, from the exons ATGTCAACTCGGCCTGAGCTGCTAGCGCCGCCGGAGATATTCTACGATGATTCCGAGGCTCGCAAGTATACTTCCTCCTCACGTATCGTCGAAATTCAG gcGAGGTTGTCTGAGAGAGCTTTGGAGCTTCTTGCTTTGCCTGAAGATGATGTTCCTAGATTCTTACTCGATATtg GTTGTGGATCTGGCCTGAGCGGGGAAACAATCTCTGAAAATGGGCACCACTGGATTGGTCTTGACATTTCAGCCTCAATGCTTA ACGTTGCTGTTGAACGAGAAGTTGAGGGTGATCTTTTACTTGGTGATATGGGTCAG GGATTAGGTCTCCGTGCAGGAGTCATAGACGGAGCCATCAGTATATCCGCTGTTCAG TGGTTATGCAATGCGGACAAGTCATCGCATGAACCTCGTTTGAGGCTAAA GGCTTTTTTTGGGTCACTATACCGATGCTTATCAAGAGGAGCAAGGGCAGTTTTCCAAGTGTACCCTGAGAGTATCGCTCAGCGTGAGTTGATTCTTGGCCAGGCCTTAAAAGCTGGATTTGGTGGTGGACTCGTTGTTGACTACCCTCACAG TactaagaagagaaaagagttcCTGGTCCTCACATGCGGTTCGGTTCCAACCAGTATTAACGATGGGCATAAAGACTCGGATGATGACGACGATGATAGCGAAGACGAAGAGAATGGAATG GTATGTGTGTCGGATAGGAATAGGCCAAGGAAGAAGCAGAGAACGAACAAGAAAGGGAAAGGAAGGGAATGGGTTTTGAGGAAGAAGGAACAAAGTAGAAGGAAAGGAAACGATGTTCCTGCTGATTCCAAGTACACCGCTAGGAAACGCAAGTCgcgtttctga